In Rhizobium sp. CIAT894, the genomic window AGCTGTGCCAGATGCACGGCTTCACGGTTGAGACCTTCGGTCGCATAGAGTTCAAGCACGCCATCGGCGCGCAACACGTAGACGGAGCAGACTTCCGCCACCATGTTGCCGGCGATCTGGCGGACGATCCGGTCAAGCCGATCCTGCGGCTCCAGCGGCTCTGCCATCAACTCGCGCAGCCGCCTGAGCAGCACGCGCGGACCGCCGGAAAGGTCTCTCATGGCGTCTCAAGCTCCCGAAACAACGCACTCAGTCCCGGCAGGCCTGCCTTCGTCTCCTCAACCTGAAGGGGCAGGCCGCCCGCTGGGAATCAATTCTTATCCAGACCGTAGCAGGAATGCAAAGTCCTGACAGCGAGTTCTGCATAGGGACCATCGATCAGGATGGAAATCTTGATCTCGGAGGTGGTGATCGCCTTGATGTTGATGCCTTTTTCAGCAAGTGCACGAAATGCGGTGGCAGCAACGCCTGCATGGCTGCGCATGCCGATGCCGATGACCGACACTTTCACCAGCCCCGATTCGTTCTGCACGACGTCGTAGCCGATCTTCTCCTTATGGTCGCCGAGCACCTTGATCGCCTTCTCGACGTCGCCCGACGGCACGGTGAAGGTCATGTCGGTCTTCGAGCCGTCCTCGGAGATGTTCTGGACAATCATGTCGACATTGATGTGGGATTCGGCGAGCGGTCCGAAGATCGCCGCGGAAACGCCCGGCCGGTCAGCAAGACGGCGAAGCGAGATCTGAGCCTCATCCTTGGCATAGGCGATGCCGGTGACTACTTCCTGTTCCACGATTTCATCCTCGTCACAAATCAGCGTTCCGGGCGGGTTTAGCAGATCGCCCATGCCCGGAGCATCGGGATCTTCGAATGACGAGCGCACGAAGGTACGCACCTTGTGCACCATGGCAAGCTCGACCGAGCGCACCTGCAGCACCTTGGCGCCGAGCGAGGCCATCTCGAGCATTTCCTCGAAGGCGATCTTCTTCAGCCGGCGCGCCTTCGGCACGATGCGCGGGTCGGTCGTATAAACGCCGTCGACATCGGTATAGATATCGCAGCGATCCGCTTTGACAGCAGCCGCGATGGCGACGGCCGACGTATCCGATCCGCCGCGCCCGAGCGTGGCCAGGCGGTTGTCCGGCCCCAATCCCTGGAAGCCGGCGATGACGGCGACCTGCCCCTCGCCCATGCGTTTGATGATGTCGGAGCCGTCAATCTCCAGGATCCGCGCCGCGCCATGCGCGTTGTCGGTGCGGATCGGGATCTGCCAACCCTGCCAGGAACGCGCATTGATATCCATCGCCTGCAAGGCGATCGCCAGCAGCCCCGAGGTCACCTGCTCGCCGGAGGCGACCACCGCATCATATTCCCGCGCATCGTAAAACGGCGAATTGGCGCCGATCACCTTCGGCATGCCCTGCACCCAGCCGACCAGCTCATTGGTCTTGCCGGACATCGCCGACACCACCACCGCCACCTCGTGACCGGCATCGACTTCGCGTTTCACATGGCGGGCAACGTTCTTGATGCGGTCCAGGTCAGCGACGGACGTGCCGCCGAATTTCATTA contains:
- a CDS encoding aspartate kinase, with amino-acid sequence MARIVMKFGGTSVADLDRIKNVARHVKREVDAGHEVAVVVSAMSGKTNELVGWVQGMPKVIGANSPFYDAREYDAVVASGEQVTSGLLAIALQAMDINARSWQGWQIPIRTDNAHGAARILEIDGSDIIKRMGEGQVAVIAGFQGLGPDNRLATLGRGGSDTSAVAIAAAVKADRCDIYTDVDGVYTTDPRIVPKARRLKKIAFEEMLEMASLGAKVLQVRSVELAMVHKVRTFVRSSFEDPDAPGMGDLLNPPGTLICDEDEIVEQEVVTGIAYAKDEAQISLRRLADRPGVSAAIFGPLAESHINVDMIVQNISEDGSKTDMTFTVPSGDVEKAIKVLGDHKEKIGYDVVQNESGLVKVSVIGIGMRSHAGVAATAFRALAEKGINIKAITTSEIKISILIDGPYAELAVRTLHSCYGLDKN